A portion of the Poecile atricapillus isolate bPoeAtr1 chromosome 7, bPoeAtr1.hap1, whole genome shotgun sequence genome contains these proteins:
- the LOC131580854 gene encoding cystathionine gamma-lyase-like isoform X2, with protein sequence MAGESYPGFLPPFERFATDAIHVGQEPEQWRSLAVVPPITLTTVFEQRAPGKNERYKYIRCGNPTQDCLEKAAAALDGAKYCLAFSSGMGAILNICHLLKTGDKIVCTVDVYGGARELFEKIKEEFNLKVVYVDCTDLQKLEAAITPETKLVWLESPTNPVLKVIDIQACADVVHRKQKGVLVAVDNSFMSPYFQRPLSLGADICVSSATKYMNGHSDVLLGLVSVNRDDLYERLKSLQIRLGAVPSPFDCYMCNRGLKTLHIRMKLHFHNGLAVAKFLETHPRVEKVIYPGLSSHPQYPVVLKQCTGVSGMVSFYIKGEKENAIAFLKNLKVFTLAFSLGSYESLAEHPATMSHRSMDQDLKNRLGITDTLIRLSVGLEDEEDLIKDLDQALKAAFK encoded by the exons ATGGCAGGTGAGAGTTACCCCGGCTTCCTTCCACCCTTCGAGCGCTTCGCCACCGATGCCATCCACGTCGGGCAGGAGCCCGAGCAGTGGCGTTCCTTGGCCGTGGTGCCGCCCATCACGCTCACCACCGTATTCGAGCAGCGGGCGCCCGGGAAGAACGAG CGTTATAAATACATCCGGTGTGGGAACCCCACTCAGGATTGCCTGGAaaaggctgcagctgccctcGATGGAGCCAAATACT GCTTGGCTTTTTCCTCTGGCATGGGAGCAATTCTGAACATCTGCCACCTGCTGAAGACAGGGGACAAAATTGTCTGCACGGTTGATGTCTATGGAG GCGCAAGAGAattatttgagaaaataaaagaggagTTTAATTTGAAAGTGGTTTATGTTGACTGCACAGACCTACAAAAGCTGGAAGCTGCAATTACACCAGAGACCAAG CTGGTTTGGCTCGAGAGCCCCACCAACCCCGTGCTGAAGGTGATCGACATCCAAGCCTGCGCAGATGTGGTGCACAGGAAGCAGAAGGGAGTGCTGGTGGCAGTGGACAACAGCTTCATGTCTCCATATTTCCAG cgTCCTTTGTCCCTGGGGGCTGATATTTGTGTGTCTTCTGCAACCAAGTACATGAATG GGCACAGCGATGTTCTCTTGGGCCTGGTCTCTGTAAACCGGGATGATCTCTATGAGAGGCTCAAATCCCTGCAGATCC GCCTGGGAgctgttccctctccctttGACTGTTACATGTGTAACCGGGGGCTCAAGACTCTGCACATCCGGATGAAGCTGCACTTCCACAACGGCCTGGCTGTGGCCAAGTTCCTggaaacccatcccagggtggaGAAGGTCATTTACCCAG GGTTGTCTTCCCACCCCCAGTACCCTGTGGTGCTGAAGCAGTGCACGGGTGTTTCTGGCATGGTCAGCTTCTACatcaaaggggaaaaagaaaatgccatTGCCTTCCTCAAGAACCTGAAG GTGTTTACCCTGGCTTTTAGTCTGGGTAGCTACGAGAGCCTGGCAGAGCATCC GGCCACCATGAGCCATCGCTCGATGGATCAAGATCTCAAGAACAGGCTGGGAATCACTGACACCTTGATCCGCCTCTCGGTGGGgctggaggatgaggaggatttGATCAAAGACCTGGACCAGGCCCTGAAGGCTGCG TTTAAATAA
- the LOC131580854 gene encoding cystathionine gamma-lyase-like isoform X1 encodes MAGESYPGFLPPFERFATDAIHVGQEPEQWRSLAVVPPITLTTVFEQRAPGKNERYKYIRCGNPTQDCLEKAAAALDGAKYCLAFSSGMGAILNICHLLKTGDKIVCTVDVYGGARELFEKIKEEFNLKVVYVDCTDLQKLEAAITPETKLVWLESPTNPVLKVIDIQACADVVHRKQKGVLVAVDNSFMSPYFQRPLSLGADICVSSATKYMNGHSDVLLGLVSVNRDDLYERLKSLQIRLGAVPSPFDCYMCNRGLKTLHIRMKLHFHNGLAVAKFLETHPRVEKVIYPGLSSHPQYPVVLKQCTGVSGMVSFYIKGEKENAIAFLKNLKVFTLAFSLGSYESLAEHPATMSHRSMDQDLKNRLGITDTLIRLSVGLEDEEDLIKDLDQALKAAVSEELPPKNNPQPTFSSSQMDPGLWI; translated from the exons ATGGCAGGTGAGAGTTACCCCGGCTTCCTTCCACCCTTCGAGCGCTTCGCCACCGATGCCATCCACGTCGGGCAGGAGCCCGAGCAGTGGCGTTCCTTGGCCGTGGTGCCGCCCATCACGCTCACCACCGTATTCGAGCAGCGGGCGCCCGGGAAGAACGAG CGTTATAAATACATCCGGTGTGGGAACCCCACTCAGGATTGCCTGGAaaaggctgcagctgccctcGATGGAGCCAAATACT GCTTGGCTTTTTCCTCTGGCATGGGAGCAATTCTGAACATCTGCCACCTGCTGAAGACAGGGGACAAAATTGTCTGCACGGTTGATGTCTATGGAG GCGCAAGAGAattatttgagaaaataaaagaggagTTTAATTTGAAAGTGGTTTATGTTGACTGCACAGACCTACAAAAGCTGGAAGCTGCAATTACACCAGAGACCAAG CTGGTTTGGCTCGAGAGCCCCACCAACCCCGTGCTGAAGGTGATCGACATCCAAGCCTGCGCAGATGTGGTGCACAGGAAGCAGAAGGGAGTGCTGGTGGCAGTGGACAACAGCTTCATGTCTCCATATTTCCAG cgTCCTTTGTCCCTGGGGGCTGATATTTGTGTGTCTTCTGCAACCAAGTACATGAATG GGCACAGCGATGTTCTCTTGGGCCTGGTCTCTGTAAACCGGGATGATCTCTATGAGAGGCTCAAATCCCTGCAGATCC GCCTGGGAgctgttccctctccctttGACTGTTACATGTGTAACCGGGGGCTCAAGACTCTGCACATCCGGATGAAGCTGCACTTCCACAACGGCCTGGCTGTGGCCAAGTTCCTggaaacccatcccagggtggaGAAGGTCATTTACCCAG GGTTGTCTTCCCACCCCCAGTACCCTGTGGTGCTGAAGCAGTGCACGGGTGTTTCTGGCATGGTCAGCTTCTACatcaaaggggaaaaagaaaatgccatTGCCTTCCTCAAGAACCTGAAG GTGTTTACCCTGGCTTTTAGTCTGGGTAGCTACGAGAGCCTGGCAGAGCATCC GGCCACCATGAGCCATCGCTCGATGGATCAAGATCTCAAGAACAGGCTGGGAATCACTGACACCTTGATCCGCCTCTCGGTGGGgctggaggatgaggaggatttGATCAAAGACCTGGACCAGGCCCTGAAGGCTGCGGTGAGTGAGGAgctcccccccaaaaataatcCCCAACCAACCTTCAGCTCCTCCCAGATGGACCCTGGGCTGTGGATTTAG